In Procambarus clarkii isolate CNS0578487 chromosome 30, FALCON_Pclarkii_2.0, whole genome shotgun sequence, the DNA window GATATATTTTATTTCAATCTGACGCAGCAGTCTTGGAGATAATCCTGTATGCATAGGAAATGACTTCTCAAATAAATTTTATTAATGTATAACTCTTGTATGCTTACCTTTATTCAAATACAAAAACCATGTTAAAACATTTAATTCAGTACATAAAGTACTTAATTAATCAATATACTATAGTTAAGTTACTCATTTAAAAAATGCAGTTAGGAAGAACTTCCATCTTCAAGGTATATTATGTTTATGGTGGAAGTTTACCTACAGTactatgtatatacagtattatgGTTCAAAGTTACAGTATTAACTTTCCAAATCTGAATAAAATATACACAGTTACATTTAACGAGTCAACGATTATTTGTTATTTTAGTTAACTTGTGGAGTGCTCTAATGGGCCGGTACGCTTTCAACCCTTCACATCTCATGGTGATAGAAATTCAACATCAGGTGTATCTCATCTTTAGCAAGTATAAGACAATAGAAATTCGCTGGATTTCTAGCCATATTGGTTATTCTTTCAATGACCAAGCAGTTACTTAAGAAGCCATCATACCCATCTCATCTCCCAGGAGTAAATACTTTACACGGATATCTACCTTGTCGGGAACAAGCCTTGTTGCGCATTGTGAGACCTTTACTAGTTTTGGTTGGTTTTTATTTTTTCAAACTCATCCTTCAAAAGCAATAGTACGTATTGCTACAATGAATGGAATATGCAAAATATGGACAACTGTACTCCAAAATAGTCCATGCTTTGTGTAACTCATTATATAAAgggcaaaataaaataaaatctaaACTAACATATCTTGGGCCTAACATATGCACTCTTGTGcctaatttagtacatatgtactatatttggcCTAGGAAATTAAGTTTTGTCATTTACTTTTTCAGGCCCTATACAAAATTTAATTGTATAAAATGTGGATTAATTTTTGTTTGGATCTACAGTAGCTATGGGTGCTATCATTTGGGAAGGACAGGTTAGTTTTTCATGTGATGGTTCTATATACTTACAGGTTGCAACGAGTGTGAGGATGGACACCCaaaagagaaagagaacgagagagagataaGAATAGGTCTCGCACTCGTACATAGGACCAAGTAGGCTCCTTTGTCCAAATTTCAAGTTGTCCTGATACTGTATTTGATTTAGgggttatatatactgtactactaatccttttctctttttttctgatACAAGCATCTATTTGTTCTTCATCCTATAATGCTGTGCAGATGATCTTTCTCCTGCTCCTAGCTTCACATTTTTTAGACTGGAGTGTGTCAGGATTACTCTGCAATatatttgtctctctctctctcccgtgttTCTTGCCAATAGTTTTGCAGCATACACACACCAATATGAAGGACCCAATTTTGTCAGTATGTTGACATATACTTGAAGCAGAATGGGCTTTAGGACcaacccttgtggtactccacttgttacctcTCCCCACGCTGATATCTTTCCCTCTAACTGTAACCCTTTGCTTCCTTCCTGAAGGGGGTATGCCCTTGTCCACTTTTGCACTCTTTGCAATTCATCAGCCTGTTTTTCTAGCTTGAGTAGAAATTTCTTTTGTGGGGCAGTATCAAATGCTTCCTAAGAATTAAGGAAAAGGCAGTCTGCCTAACTTAATATCTCATTTGATTTGTCATATTATTGTAGAAATAAAACAGTCAAGCAGGATTTTCTCTTGTTAAATCCATGCTGGTATTTggacaaaattttgttgctctaaATGTTTTATGGGCTAGCCAGGTCTATCTAGTAATTTGCAGAAGCTTGCTAGTGGTACTGGTCTGGAAGAAGTATAATCATAATGAAAAGAAATGCAGTGGCACATTCAAAAGTTTCTAGATATCAttcaggatgccaatacaagaacagagATATACAAGACGAGCAATGTCTAAAAATTTTGTTTCACTGAGGATTTTATCGAGGAACAATGGGAAAGCAAAATTTTCAATTCTCCTGAAAATTGGGTCATTCTGAGGTGTGGTGCAACTGTTAATGGAATATTGAGATACAGATCTCAATATTATCTGTATCTTGATCTGTATGAATACGAATATTGATCTTTATCTATCAGATACAGCAGGATAAAGGTCTCTGTTCCATTAAATGACCACAAGTTAATAATGTGTGGCCCAATACATAACTTGGCCAGAGATGTTTCTCCACTTTGTTTCAATGGCAGAAGGAAAGCCAAGGAGATATGTCACATttgatagtactgtactgtaatttgttGTTCAGAATAGCTTACCACCAATGTCTCCAACAACCGTGGATTGCATTAAGAATGACATGGTAATAATCCAAGGAGTTAAATTCTGGAGGAATAGGAAAGGCCTCTTAAGTGGCAACATTTGTGAGGTCATTTGAGGGAACATGAATATGGCTAGGAACTCTGAAACTATTGTCTTAGCTCTGCCTAAGATAAAGTACAGTCAATTTCAAATTTTGATGACTGCAAAATGAGAAACGATAAAAGATTCCAAGGCCATAAAAGCACTACATGAGTTAACTGCAAGAACAATCAATGGCACATGAAAAGTATACGTTTCAGAGCATGCAATATTGCATTAAGCGCCACAGTAAAAGAGAAGAACGAAGGAAAACATGTTCACCACATAATATAAATTTCTGTGAAATTAACACTAGAAGATAGACTATTTGGCATGGGTGGTACACAAATAAGGAAAGACAGGTGTAAATAAGTTCCCAAATAAGCCAGACACAGATTTCTATTTCTTTAGTGTCAAAGAAGTGTGAATAAATGGAATTCATTACGAAAATAAGTGGAGTTAGTAGATGCCATACACAGCTTAAAATGAAGATATAACCGAGGCCAACAGGCTTGGCAACCTGTACACCAGTCACTTAGAAGGGTGAAGTAGAACCAAACAGCAGAAGTTTATCCCCCATAAGCATAATTATGTCAATACAACAATGTGAGTTCACAACATTGCAGTTCTATGAAGGAATGATTTAAACAAGAAAAGAAAGGATGTTAAAGAACCAGGCTAGTGTTACTGACTACTAAATAGGATGAGAAATTACCTAACAATTAAGAAATGGTAAACAGGAAAAGATGAAAAATCAGAATAGGAAATGTCATTATTGGAAAACCAACAATAATCTGTGCTAGGATCCATGCCATTCCTAGTACATTACATATtcatgacagctgattaactggaTACTGTATTTGTCACTATTCTCTGACAATACAAAGTCGATGAGGGTAATAAGGAATAGCGAGGACAGCAAAATGAAGCCAGGAAGAGTTGGACAAGTTGCAGGCATAGTCAGACAAATAGTTATTGGACTTCAATGCAGGTAAGTGCAAGGTCACAAGGGTAGGAACTAGAGTAAGAAGACCAGAGGAACAATACATAATGAGAGGGAGGAACTTACCAGGGTCAGTGTGAGCAGACATGACACTGAACCTATCTCTGGAAGCACACACAAATAGAATCACATCATTAGAATATGCTAAGCTGGCAAACATTAGGACAGTCTTAATCTAGACAAGGAAACTTTCAGAACACTACAGCACTGTACTTGAATTATATTTATATGGATGATATGACTGTCACAAAAAGATATTATTCTAAATCATATAATTTTACGTTTAAGAACATTCATATAAGTTTATAATGGAGATATGTATTTGAATTTAACAGGAATTCAAAGTCACATCTAGTAAAGTATGTTTTAGGTATAAATTTATTTGGCGATAAATTTGTGAGTGAACATTACATACTGAAAATACTGCAGTTGACATGGTAAATATTATAAAGCAAAAATAATTCAAATTTGTACTTATCAACTTCTTAAATCTCTCTACAAATATATATTTAGTTCACAGAAATTAAAGTGATGGGACATACTGATGAGTATCCAAAATAACTCGAGAAATCACCCAATCACAAAGTTTGCCCTCCCCCCCTGCTACTGCAGCTGCCATAAcacacaaaaacattttaacctgAGTCATGAACTTCCATGTGCATGCTGACACTGCCATTGAAGCTGGAATCAGAGAAAAATTCCTCTACTACATTGTAGAACTTTTTTTTTAAGTTCTTTTTCTTTTAAACTGAAAAAGATTCCATAAACCACTGTCTTCACTCCAATGACACACTAACAGTAACAGATGAGCTCCGTGTAATGACACAGCAACAGTAAGAGGAGACGAGTTCCATACACAGTAATGTTGTAGCAATAGCATGAGGAGACTAGTTCCATATAATGATACAGCAACAGCAAGAAGAGATGAATTCCTTGTAATGATGCCACAGTAATAAATGGGCTCCAGATAAAATCTAGACATTTTAAATTTTGCAAAGGTTCTGCACTAAAAACAAATTGGATTGTATAAATCCATTTGTTTCCAATCTGCACAACAAGCACTGGTAAAAATTATCTTACAACAGGATtaaatatcacacacacacactcaccccattagtttcaaagcgttatacgacagagtactgggaaaacgggacaccacgagtgtagctcttagcctgtaactacacttaggtaattacatatacaCACAGCTAGAAGATAGAACAAGGAAGGGTGatctgatcaccacttacaaaacaaGAACAGGAATCAGCCAAATTGACAAAgacgaattcctgaaaccagcaacttcaagaacaagaagagattcaagctaaggaaacaaaggtgccaattaAAATATTAGAATGTTTttgtttgcaaacagagtggtaaatggttggaacaagttaagtgagaacagccaatagtttcaaagctttatataacagtgctggaaagacgggacaccatagGCGTAGCTCTCGCCCcataactacactcaggtaatgacatacgcacacacacatgcacacataaaATGTATTTCTTACAAAGAACACAAACCAGCCAAGATATGTaaataaatttttaaattatggTAAGAATGCATCAAACCATGAAGGGGTCTCCTCTTTTCTTACCTGAATATACAAAAACTCCTCATGCCATCGTGTAACCCAACAGCCACAGACCATTTTTTATGGCTACACTGATGTAATAAAAATAAACATAGGAACAAAAGAACTGACATTGCAAGGCATCAATACAAACCTTCGTCATAAATTGTTATGGTACAATGTTGAACTGTAAGGCCAAGTCTTTCATTTTCAAAAAATTGAATTGTAGTGTCAACATTTTAAACAAAGAGTAAAGGCTTTGAATCCTTAATGCTACTCTTCAAAACATGAACTTATCATACGTACTACCATATACAAATCTTATTAAGAAGTAACTACCTCATTTGCGCCTTCAAAATCCATACCCACACCCCCCATTCCCTCAACATCCACTTCAGATTCTGATGCATTGAGCATATTTAGAGTGACATCTCGACCTCCGAGCATGCTTCCCCCACCCCCACTGGCGCTTGCTTGTGTAGTTGTATTCTGTTGAGTTTGTAAAGCAGCTGCAGCTTGTGGAGAAATGCCTGCGTCCTCAAAGGCCTTCTTTTTAAGTGCAGACCGAATTTGAGTACTGAAAAAAATAATACTTCTTTAAAATTTTAGTCCTGGTTAGAATACTGCTGTGCTGGAGAATTTataattacattacaaatattgaAACACATACATTTTTAAAATAGGTTTGCTTCTTCCTAGCAAAGAAATACCATATATTAATAACAAAGAAATAATACAAATTCTGTACTAGTTGATATTACTGTCGATTCCTAAAATATATTGATGTTGTCTGATGAAGAAGATTGCCTCAGATTCTAAAATATGGACAACTTCCTAATGTGAccctaaatatatgataaaatatCAATGCAAAGCTAGAAAGCACTGTAGTTTGTTGACTTTTATTCAAGTCCttaatactgtacatacataagaaacctttaagaaCCAAGATAAAATGGGAGAATAAGAAAGAGAGCACAATACAAACACACATctcaaatttaataaaaaaaaaaaaaaaaaaaaaaaaaaaaaaaaaaaaatgcccgaGGTGTAGCAAATCTATAATTGATACACTAAAAATGCAGAAAATTTGCTCCCAGAATGAAGTAATTAACTAATTAAAGTTTAACAAGATACTATCAAGATATTGTTCAGACAGTAGTTTTCAAAATTATTGCAAAAGGGTACAGTAGTATGATTAACCActgctgcgccaaccgagaaaaccccTTTTGAATATTTCGTACCCATTCAAAACGCATGAGCGGTAGGTTATGTATGAAACAGACTCtt includes these proteins:
- the LOC123765478 gene encoding chromatin complexes subunit BAP18, encoding MNSASKVGEIFLAAGTAFNKLAELTMQLHPTAEQSPAGTKWTDEEIEMLRSSVKRFGDDLNVISQRIKSRTVTQIRSALKKKAFEDAGISPQAAAALQTQQNTTTQASASGGGGSMLGGRDVTLNMLNASESEVDVEGMGGVGMDFEGANEVVTS